One window of the Branchiostoma lanceolatum isolate klBraLanc5 chromosome 3, klBraLanc5.hap2, whole genome shotgun sequence genome contains the following:
- the LOC136431185 gene encoding tetraspanin-33-like isoform X2, producing MELGSRREGQQRQPLRHRRQKRVTAISPIVKYSLFVFTFFFWLIAGALLGIGIYARVEKGQVNAVVDLLADPAIVLIVVGSLAWILGFFGCVGALRENICLLKTYCYVLLILFVLQLVGAILGFVFSDKVEGQIGNLVETAIEKYRDDIDLQNLIDWTQKEFQCCGGENGFKDWHQHNRYFNCSDGNLSRERCGVPYSCCRPEGEEVVINTMCGYDFAPDTTPTEAVDRIYIRSCIFAVADWARENLFLLGGIAMGLAIPQLLGIVLARSLVNQIMLEQGCPTGF from the exons ATGGAGCTAGGGAGTAGGAGGGAGGGACAGCAGCGGCAACCGCTGCGTCATCGCCGACAGAAACGCGTCACAGCCATCAGCCCGATCGTCAAGTATTCTCTCTTCGTCTTCACCTTTTTCTTCTGG CTCATAGCAGGTGCCTTACTGGGGATCGGGATCTACGCACGTGTGGAGAAGGGACAGGTGAACGCTGTGGTGGATCTGCTGGCAGATCCAGCCATAGTGCTGATCGTGGTGGGATCCCTGGCCTGGATCCTTGGATTCTTCGGCTGTGTGGGAGCGCTGAGGGAGAACATCTGTCTCCTGAAAACT TACTGCTATGTTTTGCTGATCCTGTTTGTACTACAGTTGGTGGGAGCTATTCTGGGCTTTGTCTTCTCTGATAAG GTAGAAGGACAGATAGGAAACCTTGTGGAGACAGCCATTGAGAAGTACCGGGATGACATTGACCTTCAGAACCTTATCGACTGGACACAAAAGGAG TTCCAGTGTTGTGGAGGAGAGAATGGTTTTAAGGACTGGCACCAGCACAACCGGTACTTCAACTGTTCTGATGGGAACCTGAGTCGTGAGAGGTGCGGGGTGCCCTACTCCTGCTGCAGACCTGAAGGGGAGGAG GTCGTGATCAACACAATGTGTGGCTATGACTTTGCCCCAGATACAACG CCAACTGAAGCCGTCGACAGGATCTACATCCGCAGCTGTATTTTTGCAGTTGCAGACTGGGCAAGGGAGAACCTGTTCCTGTTAGGAGGGATCGCTATGGGCCTGGCTATTCCACAG CTTCTGGGCATCGTGCTGGCAAGATCACTCGTCAACCAGATCATGTTGGAACAGGGCTGCCCAACTGGATTCTAA
- the LOC136431185 gene encoding tetraspanin-33-like isoform X1: MELGSRREGQQRQPLRHRRQKRVTAISPIVKYSLFVFTFFFWLIAGALLGIGIYARVEKGQVNAVVDLLADPAIVLIVVGSLAWILGFFGCVGALRENICLLKTYCYVLLILFVLQLVGAILGFVFSDKVEGQIGNLVETAIEKYRDDIDLQNLIDWTQKEFQCCGGENGFKDWHQHNRYFNCSDGNLSRERCGVPYSCCRPEGEEVVINTMCGYDFAPDTTPTEAVDRIYIRSCIFAVADWARENLFLLGGIAMGLAIPQLVGILLARVFINQIEDETELANQEAQL; the protein is encoded by the exons ATGGAGCTAGGGAGTAGGAGGGAGGGACAGCAGCGGCAACCGCTGCGTCATCGCCGACAGAAACGCGTCACAGCCATCAGCCCGATCGTCAAGTATTCTCTCTTCGTCTTCACCTTTTTCTTCTGG CTCATAGCAGGTGCCTTACTGGGGATCGGGATCTACGCACGTGTGGAGAAGGGACAGGTGAACGCTGTGGTGGATCTGCTGGCAGATCCAGCCATAGTGCTGATCGTGGTGGGATCCCTGGCCTGGATCCTTGGATTCTTCGGCTGTGTGGGAGCGCTGAGGGAGAACATCTGTCTCCTGAAAACT TACTGCTATGTTTTGCTGATCCTGTTTGTACTACAGTTGGTGGGAGCTATTCTGGGCTTTGTCTTCTCTGATAAG GTAGAAGGACAGATAGGAAACCTTGTGGAGACAGCCATTGAGAAGTACCGGGATGACATTGACCTTCAGAACCTTATCGACTGGACACAAAAGGAG TTCCAGTGTTGTGGAGGAGAGAATGGTTTTAAGGACTGGCACCAGCACAACCGGTACTTCAACTGTTCTGATGGGAACCTGAGTCGTGAGAGGTGCGGGGTGCCCTACTCCTGCTGCAGACCTGAAGGGGAGGAG GTCGTGATCAACACAATGTGTGGCTATGACTTTGCCCCAGATACAACG CCAACTGAAGCCGTCGACAGGATCTACATCCGCAGCTGTATTTTTGCAGTTGCAGACTGGGCAAGGGAGAACCTGTTCCTGTTAGGAGGGATCGCTATGGGCCTGGCTATTCCACAG CTGGTCGGCATCCTTCTGGCCAGGGTCTTCATCAACCAGATAGAGGATGAAACGGAACTGGCCAATCAGGAGGCCCAGTTGTAA